A portion of the Eubacterium maltosivorans genome contains these proteins:
- a CDS encoding MurR/RpiR family transcriptional regulator, whose product MKSLLSDIRIKYNTFSKAQKRLADYILCEPEKVTLLSITELAGKGDTSETTVMRLLKKLEYDSYQVFRINLAKELTEKPGETLNEELSEEDGLATIKKKVIKHNVTAINDLEQTLSEDTIAEFLEFLAASKRVLFFGVGASASISQDALHKFGNIGINVCSHPDPHQMNIICAHSTPDDLFIAVSHTGESQEVLNAVSIARKNGSKIISLTSYSNSSLAKMSDLYLLSSTNDKKYHSEAMASRIVQLTIIDILYIATFMQNEDVYFEEMNKSRIAVALNKT is encoded by the coding sequence TTGAAATCTCTTTTATCAGATATCAGAATAAAATACAATACCTTTTCAAAGGCACAGAAGCGTTTAGCGGATTATATCCTGTGTGAACCGGAGAAGGTGACTTTGCTATCAATCACAGAGCTGGCCGGGAAGGGCGACACCAGCGAGACAACGGTCATGCGGCTGCTTAAAAAGCTGGAATACGATTCTTACCAGGTTTTTCGTATTAACCTGGCAAAGGAATTGACAGAAAAGCCGGGTGAAACCCTTAATGAAGAGCTGAGTGAGGAGGATGGCCTGGCGACCATTAAGAAAAAAGTCATCAAGCACAATGTAACAGCCATCAATGACCTGGAGCAGACCTTGAGTGAAGACACTATTGCCGAGTTCCTTGAGTTTCTCGCAGCGTCGAAGCGGGTTCTCTTTTTTGGCGTGGGCGCGTCAGCGTCTATTTCACAGGATGCGCTGCACAAATTTGGCAATATCGGCATCAATGTGTGCAGTCATCCCGACCCCCACCAGATGAATATTATCTGTGCGCATTCGACACCGGATGATCTTTTCATAGCGGTGTCGCACACCGGGGAGAGTCAGGAGGTACTGAATGCGGTGTCCATTGCCCGGAAAAACGGAAGTAAAATTATCAGCCTGACCAGCTATTCCAACTCAAGCCTGGCCAAAATGTCAGATCTTTATCTGCTGAGCTCGACCAATGATAAGAAATATCATTCTGAGGCCATGGCGTCGCGTATTGTGCAGCTGACCATCATTGATATTCTTTATATTGCGACCTTTATGCAGAATGAGGACGTTTATTTTGAAGAGATGAACAAGTCCCGTATCGCCGTGGCGCTGAACAAGACCTGA
- a CDS encoding FGGY-family carbohydrate kinase has translation MKEKKYVVGIDLGTTSARTVVFDFDGNEIGSGQIMNPLTYPAPGRQECDGDELIKHLYRTTRLAIDNSGVDPEEIAAISTDVFRCTVALRDENGGFTMPIIIWQDMRSAEMIPEVERKLVAAGLSADELYDRCGMPLGGVNPQSNLQWILKNMPEAYEKAATIHTMMGLVTKAYGADDYYDDINDTPWVQLNGPDFQYDPQICAALGIDINKMAPLRQPGTIIGKVTAEVSARTGLAEGTPIVMGTGDQQSGCLGCGCVREGVGYACGGTAGIVAGKSFNLLRDPSRRCYVLGTPDGAWVMEGVANASGSAFKWFKEQFCDVEQLAAESLDISVYDFLTSVATKSNPGANGLFFLPYFAGAVTPNQNPNARGTYIGMTVGHTKEDFIRATMEGVNYDIRDMLDAMVSGGAPDFDMVRLTGGIFRSELWCQMQADIFNRSCEVVAVEEATALGCAMVAAVGVGIYKDFEEAEKHMVKIRRRYEPNPENVKRYEDAFRTWQQIYKSLSTGAFDQVVAFQDKYR, from the coding sequence ATGAAAGAAAAAAAATATGTAGTAGGTATCGACTTAGGAACAACCAGTGCGAGAACCGTCGTGTTTGATTTTGACGGCAATGAAATCGGCTCAGGCCAGATCATGAATCCGCTGACTTATCCAGCTCCCGGACGCCAGGAATGTGACGGCGACGAGCTCATCAAGCATTTATACCGCACCACCCGTCTTGCCATTGACAACAGCGGCGTTGATCCTGAAGAAATCGCGGCCATCAGTACAGACGTGTTCCGCTGCACCGTGGCTCTGCGCGATGAAAACGGCGGCTTCACCATGCCCATCATTATCTGGCAGGATATGCGGAGCGCCGAAATGATCCCCGAGGTTGAACGCAAGCTTGTAGCGGCAGGCTTATCTGCCGATGAGCTGTACGACCGCTGCGGTATGCCGCTAGGCGGCGTCAACCCGCAGAGCAATCTCCAGTGGATTCTGAAAAACATGCCGGAAGCCTATGAAAAAGCCGCTACCATTCACACCATGATGGGCCTTGTCACCAAAGCTTACGGCGCGGACGATTATTACGACGACATTAACGATACCCCATGGGTACAGCTCAACGGTCCAGACTTCCAGTATGACCCGCAGATCTGTGCAGCCCTCGGCATTGATATTAATAAAATGGCGCCGCTGCGGCAGCCAGGCACCATCATCGGCAAGGTAACCGCTGAGGTTTCCGCGAGAACCGGCCTGGCGGAGGGCACCCCTATCGTCATGGGTACCGGCGACCAGCAGTCGGGCTGCCTGGGCTGCGGCTGTGTGCGTGAGGGCGTGGGCTACGCCTGCGGCGGTACTGCCGGTATCGTAGCCGGCAAATCCTTTAACCTGCTGCGCGACCCATCCAGAAGATGCTACGTTTTAGGCACACCTGACGGCGCATGGGTTATGGAAGGGGTTGCCAACGCCTCCGGCTCTGCCTTCAAATGGTTTAAGGAACAGTTCTGCGATGTTGAACAGCTGGCCGCGGAATCCCTCGACATCAGCGTTTACGACTTCCTGACCTCTGTAGCCACCAAATCGAACCCTGGGGCAAACGGCCTTTTCTTCCTGCCTTACTTTGCCGGGGCGGTTACGCCAAACCAGAACCCCAACGCCCGCGGCACCTATATCGGTATGACTGTCGGACACACCAAGGAAGACTTTATCCGCGCCACCATGGAAGGCGTGAACTATGATATCCGCGACATGCTGGACGCCATGGTCTCCGGCGGCGCGCCAGACTTTGACATGGTCCGCCTGACTGGCGGCATCTTCCGCTCAGAGCTCTGGTGCCAGATGCAGGCCGATATCTTCAACCGCTCCTGCGAGGTGGTCGCTGTGGAAGAAGCTACAGCCCTCGGCTGCGCGATGGTGGCCGCTGTCGGCGTGGGCATCTACAAGGACTTCGAAGAAGCCGAAAAACACATGGTAAAAATCCGCAGACGCTATGAGCCCAATCCGGAAAACGTAAAACGCTACGAGGACGCCTTCCGTACCTGGCAACAGATTTACAAATCCCTGTCTACCGGCGCCTTTGACCAGGTGGTAGCCTTCCAGGATAAATACCGCTAA
- a CDS encoding DUF1667 domain-containing protein, with translation MEKQITCIGCPLGCAVTITMEQGEITSVTGYTCSRGEKYARKEVTHPTRIVTSIVKVNEGDIQMVSVKTESDIPKNKIFDCMEAIREIVVTAPVKIGDIIVPDVCGTGVNVIATKNIDKKAC, from the coding sequence ATGGAAAAACAAATTACCTGTATCGGATGCCCGCTCGGCTGCGCTGTCACCATCACCATGGAGCAGGGGGAAATTACCAGCGTCACCGGATACACCTGCAGCCGCGGCGAAAAGTATGCGCGCAAAGAGGTTACACATCCCACCCGGATCGTCACCTCCATTGTCAAAGTCAATGAAGGGGATATCCAGATGGTATCCGTCAAGACAGAATCCGACATACCAAAGAACAAAATATTCGACTGCATGGAGGCCATCCGTGAAATCGTTGTAACTGCACCTGTAAAAATTGGGGATATCATTGTACCGGATGTCTGCGGCACCGGCGTCAATGTTATTGCCACCAAAAACATTGACAAAAAAGCTTGCTAG
- a CDS encoding MurR/RpiR family transcriptional regulator, giving the protein MASLLSDIRTKYNLLSKTQKTIADYILDNPDATILLSITELANNCSTSETTVMRFLKKLDYDSYQIFRVNLAKELIDSPSETINEEIAEGDSTSDIKRKVIKHTNTAVSDLEYSIDQKDIDQCAEMILNARRVTFFGIGASSAVAIDALHKFGKIGLNVNGFQDSHLMNIHCSHMTSEDVLFVVSHTGESVEVLNAVTLAKENGAKIISLTSFSNSSLAKKSDVFLSSSTNDKKYHSEAMASRIVQLVIIDILYLSVFMQNEAKFYKALNQSRIAVSLNKT; this is encoded by the coding sequence ATGGCTTCTTTATTAAGTGATATACGAACAAAGTACAATCTGCTCTCTAAAACGCAGAAGACCATTGCAGACTACATACTGGATAATCCAGACGCCACCATTCTTTTGTCCATTACAGAGCTGGCCAATAACTGCAGCACCAGCGAGACAACCGTTATGCGGTTTCTTAAAAAGCTGGATTATGATTCCTATCAGATTTTTCGGGTTAATCTCGCAAAAGAACTGATTGACAGTCCCAGTGAGACCATCAATGAAGAAATTGCGGAGGGTGACAGTACCTCTGATATCAAGCGCAAGGTAATTAAGCATACCAATACCGCAGTCAGCGATCTTGAGTATTCCATTGACCAGAAGGATATTGACCAATGTGCGGAGATGATTCTTAATGCAAGGCGGGTGACATTTTTTGGGATCGGTGCGTCTTCGGCCGTCGCCATCGATGCGCTGCATAAGTTTGGAAAAATCGGGTTGAATGTCAACGGCTTTCAGGATTCACACCTGATGAACATCCACTGCTCACATATGACCTCAGAGGACGTTCTGTTTGTGGTTTCTCATACAGGTGAAAGTGTGGAGGTGCTGAACGCAGTCACTCTGGCCAAGGAAAACGGCGCAAAGATCATATCGCTGACCAGCTTCAGCAATTCCAGCCTGGCCAAAAAATCCGATGTGTTTTTATCCAGCTCCACCAATGATAAAAAGTACCATTCCGAAGCCATGGCGTCCAGAATCGTTCAGCTGGTGATCATCGATATCCTGTATTTGTCCGTCTTTATGCAAAATGAGGCTAAGTTCTATAAAGCTCTTAACCAGTCGCGAATCGCGGTATCTTTAAACAAAACATGA
- a CDS encoding galactitol-1-phosphate 5-dehydrogenase translates to MKAVRMYKPGDLRVEDVEKPEMMDDEAMVKVRAVGLCGSDIPRALVYGAHVSPITIGHEFSGEIEAVGKNVKNFKPGDRVVVPPLIPCGKCEWCQKGIYSLCEDYDYYGSRRDGALAEYVSVKESNLLKVPEGVSYEDAATLDPCANAYHGLMRGNFKEGDSVCVCGTGPIGLFAAQYAKLCGASQVIAVDVWDEKLDIAKKVGADVVINSLNEDPVEAVKKATDGKGANLVIDFSGVPAAQKQCILMASKMGRVVFLGISHKGLDLSEKEVDTIMRSQLSVIGSWNSFTKPYPGEDWTESLKMFGERGMTAKDIISHRLPLDDCPGIFDKIKEGGFFYNKVMFYPWGQE, encoded by the coding sequence ATGAAAGCAGTAAGAATGTATAAGCCTGGGGACTTGAGAGTTGAGGATGTCGAAAAACCGGAAATGATGGACGACGAAGCGATGGTAAAGGTTCGCGCTGTTGGTCTTTGCGGTTCAGATATTCCGAGAGCTCTGGTCTATGGCGCTCATGTTTCTCCGATCACCATCGGCCATGAATTTTCCGGCGAAATCGAAGCGGTTGGAAAAAATGTGAAAAACTTTAAGCCCGGGGACCGGGTTGTGGTTCCGCCGCTCATTCCATGCGGAAAATGCGAATGGTGCCAGAAGGGAATCTATTCTTTATGTGAGGATTATGATTACTATGGCTCCAGACGCGACGGCGCCCTTGCCGAATATGTATCCGTCAAGGAATCGAACCTGCTCAAGGTTCCGGAAGGCGTATCCTATGAGGACGCCGCGACCCTTGACCCGTGCGCAAATGCCTATCACGGACTCATGCGCGGCAACTTTAAAGAAGGCGACAGCGTCTGTGTCTGCGGCACTGGCCCCATTGGCTTATTCGCCGCGCAGTACGCAAAGCTCTGCGGCGCCTCTCAGGTCATTGCTGTTGACGTCTGGGATGAAAAGCTGGACATCGCCAAAAAAGTTGGCGCAGATGTGGTGATCAACTCTTTAAATGAAGATCCTGTGGAGGCGGTTAAAAAAGCCACTGACGGCAAAGGTGCAAATCTGGTCATTGATTTCTCCGGTGTTCCTGCAGCCCAGAAACAGTGTATTCTCATGGCCTCTAAAATGGGCCGGGTTGTCTTCCTCGGAATTTCTCATAAAGGCTTAGACTTAAGCGAAAAAGAAGTGGACACCATCATGAGAAGCCAGCTGAGCGTTATCGGTTCATGGAACTCCTTCACGAAGCCTTATCCCGGTGAAGACTGGACGGAATCCTTAAAAATGTTCGGCGAACGCGGAATGACCGCCAAAGATATCATCAGCCACCGCCTGCCTCTGGACGACTGCCCGGGTATCTTCGATAAAATCAAAGAGGGCGGCTTCTTCTACAACAAGGTGATGTTCTATCCCTGGGGCCAGGAATAA
- a CDS encoding alcohol dehydrogenase catalytic domain-containing protein yields MQAFVLNENRELVVREVPEPQGNDGNIIVKVKSASICGTDMRTFLKGNDKIDVPRVLGHECAGDIVHAGKLAREHGYQAGDRVTIAPAIGCGECWPCKTGHTNMCDHLTTIGFQYEGVFAPYLEVPAQAIRMNNVIKLPDSIEYDDATLIEPAACALNGQRYMHIEPGDFVVVYGSGMIGCIHAELAFQKGAAKVIIVEPVEKRGKIAMEKVPGVIWVNPFTQDTVAEVERITEGRGANVVITATSVPSVHTEAQIIAAKMGRISLFGGLPGESKGHIDSNLIHYKELQVCGVHATTPDCMREIMQLMAEGRLDAQKYIERSIKLENIMDGFTAIRDENIMKVVVHP; encoded by the coding sequence ATGCAGGCATTCGTACTTAATGAAAACAGAGAGCTCGTGGTTCGGGAGGTTCCCGAGCCTCAGGGAAATGACGGTAACATCATCGTCAAGGTAAAATCCGCTTCGATCTGCGGCACAGACATGCGGACTTTCCTAAAGGGAAATGACAAAATTGATGTGCCGCGTGTCCTGGGCCATGAGTGTGCCGGGGATATTGTCCATGCCGGCAAGCTTGCCCGGGAGCATGGTTATCAGGCAGGAGACCGTGTCACCATCGCCCCGGCCATCGGCTGCGGCGAGTGCTGGCCCTGCAAAACCGGCCACACCAATATGTGTGACCACCTGACCACTATCGGCTTTCAGTATGAGGGCGTTTTCGCGCCTTATCTGGAGGTTCCGGCCCAGGCCATCAGAATGAACAATGTCATCAAGCTGCCGGACAGCATCGAGTATGATGACGCCACCCTGATCGAACCGGCAGCCTGCGCCTTAAACGGCCAGCGCTACATGCACATCGAGCCCGGCGATTTCGTGGTCGTTTACGGCAGCGGCATGATTGGCTGTATCCATGCCGAGCTTGCTTTCCAGAAAGGGGCTGCAAAGGTCATTATTGTGGAACCTGTCGAAAAACGCGGAAAAATCGCCATGGAAAAGGTACCGGGGGTGATCTGGGTCAATCCCTTCACTCAGGATACGGTGGCAGAAGTTGAAAGAATCACAGAGGGACGCGGCGCCAACGTCGTCATCACTGCAACCTCCGTCCCCTCTGTGCACACCGAAGCGCAGATCATCGCCGCGAAAATGGGGCGTATCTCCCTGTTCGGCGGACTACCGGGCGAGAGCAAGGGCCACATCGACTCTAACCTGATCCATTACAAGGAGCTTCAGGTCTGCGGCGTGCACGCCACCACACCAGACTGCATGCGTGAGATCATGCAGCTCATGGCAGAGGGCAGGCTGGATGCCCAAAAATATATCGAGCGTTCCATTAAGCTGGAAAACATCATGGACGGCTTCACCGCAATCCGGGATGAAAACATCATGAAGGTTGTTGTTCACCCATAA
- a CDS encoding NAD(P)/FAD-dependent oxidoreductase, producing MKSYEIVIIGGGPAGLAAAISAKKEGAGDILIVERDKRLGGILNQCIHNGFGLHTFKEELTGPEYAQRFIDDVTRLGIEYKLNTMVVDITEDKVLTIMNSTDGLIKLKAEAIVLAMGCRERPRGALNIPGFRPAGIYSAGTAQRFVNIEGFMPGREIVILGSGDIGLIMARRLTLEGAKVKVVAEIMPYSGGLKRNIVQCLDDYGIPLRLSHTVVNIKGQERVEGVTIAQVDENMKPVPGTEEEYSCDTLLLSVGLIPENELSSQMGVDLDQKTNGPVVNESFETNVEGVFACGNVLHVHDLVDYVSEEAACAGKCAAEYVRKQLKAEAGPVIELATGEGISYTVPRTIDLSRMSETLKVRFRVSGVYENSYISVYFDDKRVKHRKKRIVTPGEMEEIELTRQDLQAEPDLKQILIKIEEA from the coding sequence ATGAAGTCTTATGAAATAGTCATCATCGGCGGAGGGCCGGCAGGACTTGCGGCCGCCATTTCCGCCAAAAAAGAAGGCGCCGGCGATATCTTAATTGTGGAACGTGACAAACGGCTCGGCGGCATTTTAAACCAGTGTATTCACAATGGCTTTGGCCTTCACACCTTTAAGGAAGAGCTGACCGGCCCCGAGTACGCCCAGCGTTTTATTGACGATGTTACCCGTCTGGGGATTGAGTACAAGCTGAACACTATGGTGGTAGACATCACCGAGGATAAGGTGCTCACCATCATGAACAGCACCGACGGCCTGATTAAACTTAAGGCAGAAGCCATTGTGCTGGCTATGGGCTGCCGGGAACGCCCCAGAGGCGCGCTCAATATACCAGGCTTTCGACCAGCTGGCATTTACAGCGCCGGCACTGCCCAGCGCTTTGTCAACATCGAGGGCTTTATGCCCGGCCGCGAAATCGTTATTCTGGGCTCTGGAGATATTGGCCTCATCATGGCGAGACGCCTGACCCTGGAGGGGGCAAAGGTAAAGGTCGTGGCAGAGATCATGCCTTATTCCGGCGGCCTTAAGCGCAACATCGTCCAATGCCTGGACGATTACGGCATTCCGCTCAGGCTGAGCCACACAGTCGTAAATATCAAAGGGCAGGAACGGGTGGAGGGTGTCACCATTGCCCAGGTGGACGAAAATATGAAACCTGTTCCCGGAACTGAGGAGGAATACAGCTGTGACACGCTCCTGCTGTCAGTCGGTCTCATTCCTGAAAATGAGCTCTCCAGTCAAATGGGTGTAGACCTTGACCAAAAAACAAACGGCCCGGTGGTCAACGAAAGCTTTGAGACCAATGTGGAAGGTGTTTTTGCCTGCGGCAACGTGCTCCATGTCCACGATCTGGTCGACTATGTTTCTGAGGAAGCTGCCTGCGCGGGAAAATGCGCGGCGGAATATGTCCGGAAGCAGTTAAAAGCAGAGGCAGGGCCGGTCATCGAGCTGGCCACAGGGGAAGGTATCAGCTACACAGTGCCCAGAACCATTGACCTGAGCCGTATGAGTGAAACCCTTAAAGTCCGCTTCCGTGTCAGCGGCGTCTACGAAAACAGTTATATTTCCGTTTACTTTGATGACAAACGCGTCAAGCACCGGAAAAAGAGAATTGTCACCCCAGGGGAAATGGAAGAAATTGAACTCACCAGGCAGGATCTCCAGGCTGAACCGGACTTAAAACAGATTCTGATTAAAATCGAGGAGGCCTAA
- a CDS encoding TIM barrel protein, which translates to MNYPKIYLVLDNCFAIKRWVEPEIWGPLIKELGFDYVEASFDNEADFFYSPDWYLDEWFERVKAVEAAQDIRVANFFTGYQTYRTAGLAHPNPKMARHMLEGWVKPAIERLGARGSGIGFSLHAYPDSVLQDPDLYKEETRKVSAILSEIGKIAKENGRIPVCVEAMYAPHQTPWTIEGTKNFLRDIYSIDHNPVYTTVDLGHMVGQVRFRKPCRGEIRQSIEAAVKGETFTEPWLGGDTTYAIWEKAIQNRDAGDAVLNAIEADMARYPHLFSFDPADSDPYAWLEQLACYSPIMHMQQTNGITSSHAAFTRDNNTAGIIDGTRLLRAIAKSYEAEDAAMPPKAEAIYLSFEIFASNAEHPREIKKKLKETCAYWRQFIPKDGMPLNELIELLK; encoded by the coding sequence ATGAACTACCCAAAAATATACCTGGTACTGGATAACTGCTTTGCCATCAAGCGCTGGGTGGAGCCCGAAATCTGGGGGCCGCTCATTAAAGAGCTTGGCTTTGACTATGTCGAGGCCAGCTTTGACAACGAGGCCGACTTTTTCTATTCACCGGATTGGTACCTTGATGAGTGGTTTGAGCGTGTCAAGGCAGTGGAGGCCGCGCAGGACATCCGTGTCGCCAACTTTTTTACCGGCTACCAGACTTACCGGACTGCCGGACTGGCCCATCCAAATCCTAAAATGGCACGCCATATGCTGGAGGGCTGGGTAAAGCCCGCCATTGAAAGGCTGGGCGCACGGGGCTCCGGCATTGGCTTTTCCCTTCACGCTTATCCCGACAGCGTGCTTCAGGATCCAGACCTTTACAAAGAGGAAACGCGCAAGGTCTCAGCGATTCTATCCGAAATCGGCAAAATCGCAAAGGAAAACGGCCGTATTCCCGTATGTGTTGAGGCTATGTACGCACCGCACCAGACCCCCTGGACCATCGAGGGCACAAAAAACTTTCTCCGGGATATCTACAGCATTGACCATAACCCCGTCTATACCACGGTTGATCTGGGGCATATGGTCGGCCAGGTACGTTTCCGGAAGCCCTGCCGCGGCGAGATCCGCCAGAGCATTGAAGCCGCTGTAAAAGGCGAGACCTTCACCGAACCCTGGCTGGGCGGCGACACCACCTACGCAATCTGGGAGAAAGCCATCCAAAACAGAGACGCCGGCGACGCAGTCCTGAACGCCATTGAAGCCGATATGGCGCGCTACCCCCATCTTTTCTCCTTTGATCCGGCAGACTCTGACCCTTACGCCTGGCTTGAACAGCTGGCCTGCTATTCCCCCATCATGCATATGCAGCAGACCAACGGTATTACCTCTTCCCACGCGGCCTTTACAAGGGATAACAACACAGCGGGCATCATCGACGGCACCCGGCTTTTAAGGGCTATCGCGAAATCCTATGAAGCGGAAGACGCCGCCATGCCGCCAAAGGCTGAGGCCATCTATCTGAGCTTTGAAATTTTCGCATCTAACGCTGAGCATCCAAGAGAAATCAAAAAGAAATTAAAAGAAACCTGCGCGTACTGGCGCCAGTTTATTCCAAAGGACGGCATGCCGCTCAATGAACTCATTGAGTTGCTGAAATAA
- a CDS encoding NAD(P)/FAD-dependent oxidoreductase, with product MYDLVIIGAGVTGCCIAREISKYEINACVIEKGDDVASGTSKANTGVIHTGLEADPGSLMAKLCVEGNRLMWELSEELDFPVKKNGKFIVCTHEEDLPKLQEQLDHAEKNGVPGCRIVSRDEVLRLEPNLTERTVAALYAPTGGVICPFNLAIAMGENANVNGVAFKFETEAYDIVKGDGFYTIKTSRGDIQTKAIANSAGVYADKFHNMVSEKKIHITPRKGEYIFFDKSLETIFNATVVPLPGKMGKGIAASQTIHGNFFVGPTAADVDDKESFQTTQEVLDSLKEIAASPDFLHKNPLPLGKIITSFVGLRAHEDHHEFIVEEVADAENFFDAAGIESPGLTSSPAIGVMLSGIIAEKMQLKKKTNFIARRKGVLKFDSLSNEEKMALIKEKPEYGNIVCRCEMVTEGEIMDAINRPIGAKSMDSVKRRTRAGMGRCQAGFCTPRTMEILSRELGVKMTDITKKGGASQLLIGCDKEIGQK from the coding sequence ATGTATGATCTTGTGATCATCGGCGCCGGTGTTACCGGCTGCTGCATAGCACGTGAAATATCAAAATATGAAATAAACGCATGCGTCATCGAAAAAGGGGACGATGTCGCTTCGGGAACCTCAAAGGCCAACACCGGTGTTATCCACACCGGCCTTGAGGCTGACCCGGGCTCCTTGATGGCAAAGTTATGCGTTGAAGGTAATCGATTAATGTGGGAGCTTTCTGAGGAGCTGGATTTTCCGGTAAAGAAAAACGGAAAATTCATTGTCTGTACCCATGAGGAAGACCTGCCAAAGCTTCAGGAGCAGCTGGATCACGCCGAGAAAAACGGCGTTCCGGGCTGCCGCATCGTCTCAAGGGATGAAGTGCTGCGGCTTGAACCTAACCTCACAGAGCGGACTGTCGCCGCGCTCTATGCGCCCACCGGCGGTGTGATCTGTCCCTTTAATCTCGCCATCGCCATGGGTGAAAACGCCAACGTCAACGGCGTGGCGTTCAAATTTGAAACCGAAGCCTATGACATTGTTAAGGGCGACGGCTTCTACACCATCAAAACCAGCCGCGGCGATATCCAGACAAAGGCCATCGCCAATTCTGCCGGCGTTTACGCCGATAAATTTCACAACATGGTCAGTGAAAAGAAAATTCACATCACTCCCAGAAAGGGCGAGTATATTTTCTTTGACAAATCACTCGAAACCATCTTCAACGCGACGGTAGTACCTCTGCCCGGAAAAATGGGTAAGGGCATCGCCGCTTCCCAGACTATCCACGGCAACTTCTTTGTAGGGCCAACCGCAGCCGACGTGGACGACAAGGAATCCTTCCAGACCACTCAGGAGGTGCTGGACTCACTAAAGGAAATTGCCGCTTCACCTGATTTTCTGCATAAAAATCCTCTGCCGCTGGGCAAGATTATCACCTCCTTTGTAGGCCTGCGGGCACACGAGGACCACCACGAATTCATTGTCGAGGAGGTGGCCGACGCTGAAAACTTCTTTGACGCCGCCGGTATCGAATCGCCGGGTCTCACAAGCTCACCGGCCATTGGCGTCATGCTCTCCGGGATCATCGCGGAGAAAATGCAGCTTAAAAAGAAAACAAACTTCATCGCCAGACGCAAGGGTGTCCTGAAATTTGACAGCCTGTCCAACGAAGAAAAAATGGCGCTCATCAAGGAAAAACCCGAATACGGCAATATTGTCTGCCGCTGTGAGATGGTCACCGAGGGCGAAATCATGGACGCCATCAACCGTCCCATCGGCGCAAAATCCATGGATTCTGTCAAGCGCAGAACCCGGGCTGGTATGGGCCGCTGCCAGGCAGGCTTCTGTACGCCGCGCACCATGGAGATTCTCTCCAGAGAGCTGGGCGTTAAAATGACAGATATCACCAAAAAGGGCGGCGCATCGCAGCTTCTGATCGGCTGTGACAAAGAAATCGGACAGAAATGA
- the deoC gene encoding deoxyribose-phosphate aldolase — MNKQEILGHIDHTLLKAFSTWDQIKALCDDAVAYKTASVCIPPSFVKRAKETYGDALNVCTVIGFPLGYNTTAVKAFEVKEAILGGASEVDMVINIGALKDKDYDYVQNEIAELKKAAGDHILKVIVETCYLTEEEKIKVCELVTNAGADYIKTSTGFGTGGATIEDINLFKAHIGPSVKMKASGGVKTVDDLEMFLGAGCERIGTSSAIGLLKES, encoded by the coding sequence ATGAACAAACAAGAAATTTTAGGCCACATTGACCACACACTTTTAAAAGCATTCTCAACCTGGGACCAGATCAAGGCCCTCTGCGACGACGCGGTGGCATATAAAACCGCTTCTGTCTGCATTCCCCCTTCCTTTGTGAAGAGAGCGAAAGAAACCTACGGCGACGCCCTGAATGTCTGCACCGTCATCGGTTTTCCTCTGGGTTATAACACCACTGCCGTCAAGGCCTTCGAAGTCAAGGAAGCCATCTTAGGCGGCGCCTCCGAGGTGGATATGGTCATCAACATCGGCGCTTTAAAGGACAAGGATTACGACTATGTCCAAAATGAAATTGCCGAGCTGAAAAAAGCAGCCGGCGACCACATCTTAAAAGTCATTGTTGAAACTTGCTACCTCACCGAAGAAGAAAAGATCAAGGTCTGCGAGCTGGTCACAAACGCTGGCGCAGACTATATCAAAACCTCCACCGGCTTTGGAACAGGCGGCGCCACCATTGAGGATATCAACCTCTTTAAAGCGCATATCGGACCATCTGTAAAAATGAAAGCCTCCGGCGGCGTGAAAACCGTAGACGATCTGGAAATGTTTTTAGGCGCAGGCTGTGAGCGCATCGGCACCAGCTCAGCCATCGGACTTTTAAAAGAAAGCTAG